From the Gallaecimonas kandeliae genome, one window contains:
- a CDS encoding DUF2970 domain-containing protein produces MPAKSTPKKRNLFLSVAGALFGVQSSSRHATDLESRSALSYIIAGVVGIALFVIALLLVVNWVLH; encoded by the coding sequence ATGCCCGCCAAGTCCACCCCTAAGAAGCGCAACCTCTTCCTAAGTGTCGCCGGCGCCCTGTTCGGGGTGCAAAGCAGCAGTCGCCATGCCACAGACCTCGAAAGCCGTTCAGCCCTGAGCTATATAATCGCCGGGGTGGTCGGCATAGCGCTCTTCGTGATCGCCCTGCTGCTGGTGGTCAACTGGGTGCTGCACTGA
- a CDS encoding Dam family site-specific DNA-(adenine-N6)-methyltransferase: MKKHRAFLKWAGGKYTLVDHIRRHLPEGEVLVEPFVGAGSVFLNSDFDRYVLNDINPDLINLYRHLAEEPERFIRDAKALFGPGTNQKGAYYLFRQEFNDCTDSYRRSLLFLYLNRHGYNGLCRYNRKGGFNVPFGSYKAPYFPEDELGFFAEKAKKATFTCQHFVQPMEAAGAGQVVYCDPPYVPLSVTASFTTYASSGFSLDDQAALAKTALESSRRGVSVLISNHDTQHTRWLYRDAALNAVQVKRSISRNGAGRQKVGELLALYQGLSVQHPVDHQQQGDHEERYADHPGDYIAQG; encoded by the coding sequence ATGAAAAAACACCGAGCCTTCCTGAAATGGGCTGGCGGCAAATACACGCTGGTTGATCATATCCGCCGCCATCTCCCGGAAGGGGAAGTGCTGGTGGAGCCCTTCGTGGGCGCCGGCTCGGTGTTCCTCAACAGCGACTTCGATCGCTATGTGTTGAACGACATCAACCCGGATCTGATCAATCTCTATCGCCACCTGGCGGAAGAGCCTGAACGTTTCATCCGGGATGCCAAGGCGCTGTTCGGGCCCGGTACCAACCAGAAGGGCGCCTACTACCTGTTTCGCCAGGAGTTCAACGACTGCACCGACAGCTACCGGCGCTCCCTGCTGTTCCTCTACCTCAACCGCCACGGCTACAACGGCCTCTGCCGCTATAACCGCAAGGGCGGTTTCAATGTTCCCTTCGGATCCTACAAGGCGCCTTATTTCCCCGAGGACGAACTGGGCTTTTTCGCCGAGAAGGCCAAGAAGGCCACCTTTACCTGCCAGCACTTCGTGCAGCCCATGGAGGCGGCGGGGGCAGGGCAAGTGGTCTACTGCGATCCGCCCTATGTGCCCCTGTCGGTGACGGCCAGTTTCACTACCTACGCCAGCAGCGGCTTCAGCCTCGACGATCAGGCAGCCCTGGCCAAGACGGCATTGGAGTCTTCGCGGCGCGGAGTCAGCGTGCTGATCTCCAACCACGACACCCAGCATACCCGTTGGCTATACAGGGATGCCGCCCTCAACGCGGTACAAGTCAAACGCAGCATCAGCCGCAACGGTGCCGGCAGGCAGAAGGTGGGGGAGTTGTTGGCGCTCTATCAGGGGCTGTCAGTGCAGCACCCAGTTGACCACCAGCAGCAGGGCGATCACGAAGAGCGCTATGCCGACCACCCCGGCGATTATATAGCTCAGGGCTGA
- a CDS encoding SPOR domain-containing protein, whose product MSNALEALLTRIRHLLHFGQDPLVVVEPDGASRGLLLNRLLDGLPEHQDLALLRYKKAPGLRKLRTDILSQWFPDPVFNPDDTLADSYLRLRQQPAQRLLLVDSAERLDPAIFREWQALAEETDDSMGLLLLVPEPAWVPTLSWRPIYLGGSAAADKPRAKGKARLWLALVGALLLASLMLAFFLQPSAPLPERRSLPLPQPVENQLNQPQATAQKVEPAPEAAKPGSSLAQGNSDEAKKPSEEDLGQQAAASQERSPAEMDASQAGGAEAGKAQALPVAEADKGGDASAETVKPKAAETNPKGNEKAQPATTAEGKPSAAGPQAGWPQSVPDSHYALQLMAGFSAAKLKTALAGQGVEDWHLVKTRRQGKVFYLLLQGNYANMEEAKAAQAKLPASFRQAGAWPKDYGKIKAEFAAGKG is encoded by the coding sequence ATGTCGAACGCCCTAGAGGCCCTGCTTACCCGCATCCGTCACCTGCTGCATTTTGGCCAGGATCCCCTGGTGGTGGTGGAGCCGGATGGCGCCAGCCGCGGCCTGCTGTTGAATCGGCTGCTGGACGGCCTGCCTGAGCACCAGGATCTCGCCCTGCTGCGTTACAAGAAGGCGCCCGGCCTGCGCAAGCTGCGCACCGACATCCTTTCCCAGTGGTTCCCCGACCCCGTCTTCAACCCCGACGACACCCTGGCTGACAGCTACCTTCGGCTACGCCAGCAGCCCGCCCAGCGGCTGTTGCTGGTGGACAGCGCTGAACGGCTGGATCCGGCCATCTTCCGCGAATGGCAGGCCTTGGCCGAGGAAACAGACGACTCCATGGGGCTGCTGCTGCTGGTGCCTGAGCCGGCCTGGGTGCCGACCCTGTCCTGGCGGCCCATCTACCTCGGTGGCAGCGCCGCTGCCGACAAACCCAGGGCCAAGGGCAAGGCCCGTCTCTGGCTGGCCCTGGTCGGCGCCCTGTTGTTGGCGTCCCTGATGTTGGCCTTCTTCCTTCAGCCTTCCGCGCCTTTGCCGGAGCGCCGCAGCTTGCCTTTGCCGCAACCTGTCGAGAACCAGCTCAATCAGCCCCAAGCCACAGCGCAGAAGGTGGAACCAGCCCCAGAGGCAGCCAAGCCTGGGTCGTCTTTGGCACAAGGCAACAGCGACGAGGCCAAGAAACCCTCGGAGGAAGACCTGGGCCAGCAGGCAGCCGCCAGCCAAGAGCGGAGCCCCGCGGAAATGGATGCATCCCAAGCCGGAGGAGCTGAAGCAGGCAAGGCCCAGGCTTTGCCGGTGGCTGAGGCAGACAAGGGGGGCGATGCCAGTGCCGAGACAGTGAAGCCCAAAGCGGCCGAGACCAACCCTAAGGGCAATGAGAAGGCCCAGCCTGCCACGACTGCCGAAGGCAAACCGTCGGCCGCTGGGCCCCAAGCCGGCTGGCCACAATCGGTGCCGGATTCCCACTATGCCCTGCAATTGATGGCGGGCTTCAGCGCCGCCAAGTTGAAGACTGCCCTGGCCGGGCAGGGCGTCGAGGATTGGCACCTGGTCAAGACCCGGCGCCAGGGTAAAGTCTTCTACCTGTTGCTACAGGGGAACTACGCCAATATGGAAGAGGCCAAGGCCGCCCAGGCCAAGCTGCCGGCCAGTTTCCGCCAAGCCGGAGCCTGGCCCAAAGACTACGGCAAAATCAAGGCAGAATTTGCCGCCGGCAAAGGCTAA
- the aroB gene encoding 3-dehydroquinate synthase: protein MAKRLDVGLGERSYPIWIGTGLGPDLLQRIRGRQVVIVSQAPLARHLTKLLAYLGDAPKSVHCHSLPDGEGAKNLQELERLIGCLIEAGLGRDGLLLALGGGVVGDITGFAAACFQRGMDFIQLPTTLLSQVDSAVGGKTAVNHPLGKNLIGAFHQPKAVYVDLDWLDTLPGNQLSAGLAEVIKYGVIEDAAFFAWLEANMTGLLARDKTLLAHAIERSLAIKARIVAADEREQGVRAHLNLGHTFGHAIEAHQGYGNWLHGEAVAAGMLMAAELAKARGMLEDGELSRLYRLTQAAGLPTKGPLDMEPEDYLPLMQRDKKVLAGKLRLVLPQGLGQAVVVSDALDTEILEAIRAVQANH, encoded by the coding sequence ATGGCAAAAAGGCTGGACGTCGGGCTCGGGGAAAGAAGCTATCCCATCTGGATAGGAACCGGCCTGGGTCCAGACTTGCTGCAAAGGATCAGGGGGCGCCAGGTTGTCATCGTCAGCCAGGCGCCCCTGGCTCGGCACCTGACCAAACTGTTGGCCTACCTGGGGGACGCCCCAAAATCCGTCCACTGCCACTCCTTGCCTGACGGCGAAGGCGCCAAGAACCTCCAAGAGCTGGAACGGCTGATTGGCTGCCTGATAGAGGCCGGCCTCGGCCGTGACGGCCTGCTGCTGGCCCTGGGCGGCGGCGTGGTAGGGGATATCACCGGCTTTGCCGCCGCCTGCTTCCAGCGCGGCATGGACTTCATCCAGTTGCCCACCACCCTGCTGTCGCAGGTGGACTCCGCCGTCGGCGGCAAGACGGCCGTCAACCATCCCCTTGGCAAGAACCTGATCGGTGCCTTCCACCAGCCCAAGGCCGTCTATGTGGATCTGGACTGGCTGGATACATTGCCGGGCAACCAGCTTTCCGCTGGTCTTGCCGAAGTCATCAAGTATGGCGTCATCGAAGACGCCGCCTTCTTCGCCTGGCTGGAAGCCAACATGACGGGGCTGCTGGCCAGGGACAAGACCCTGCTGGCCCACGCCATAGAGAGGTCCCTGGCCATCAAGGCCCGTATCGTCGCCGCCGACGAACGCGAGCAGGGCGTAAGGGCCCACCTCAACCTGGGCCACACCTTCGGCCATGCCATAGAGGCCCACCAGGGCTATGGCAACTGGCTGCACGGTGAGGCCGTGGCGGCCGGCATGCTGATGGCGGCCGAGCTTGCCAAGGCCAGGGGTATGCTGGAAGATGGTGAATTATCGCGCCTGTATCGCCTGACTCAGGCCGCGGGCTTGCCTACCAAAGGGCCGCTGGACATGGAGCCGGAAGACTACCTGCCGCTGATGCAGCGCGACAAGAAGGTGTTGGCCGGTAAGTTGCGACTGGTGCTGCCTCAGGGGTTGGGCCAGGCCGTGGTGGTTAGCGACGCCCTGGACACCGAGATCCTCGAGGCAATCCGCGCCGTTCAGGCCAACCACTGA
- the aroK gene encoding shikimate kinase AroK, with protein MAEKRNIILIGPMGAGKSTIGRQLAQDLHLEFFDSDQEIERRTGADINWVFDVEGEDGFRVRESRVIDELTELQGIVLATGGGAVINKDVRNRISARGIVVYLETTIEKQLARTQKDKRRPLLQVDEPRDVLVRLAEERNPLYEEVADIVVRTDDQSARSVASQIIDQLGF; from the coding sequence ATGGCAGAAAAACGCAATATCATTCTTATTGGCCCCATGGGGGCCGGCAAAAGCACCATTGGCCGCCAGCTCGCCCAGGATCTGCATCTCGAGTTTTTCGACTCTGACCAGGAAATCGAACGCCGTACCGGCGCCGATATCAACTGGGTCTTTGACGTCGAAGGCGAAGATGGTTTCCGCGTGCGGGAGAGCAGGGTCATCGACGAATTGACCGAGCTGCAAGGCATAGTACTGGCCACAGGCGGCGGCGCCGTGATCAACAAGGATGTGCGCAACCGCATTTCTGCCCGTGGCATAGTGGTGTACCTGGAGACCACCATCGAGAAGCAGCTGGCCCGCACCCAGAAGGACAAGCGCCGCCCCCTGCTGCAGGTGGATGAGCCCCGTGACGTACTGGTGCGCCTGGCCGAGGAACGCAACCCCCTCTACGAGGAAGTGGCCGACATAGTAGTGCGCACCGACGACCAGAGTGCCCGCAGCGTCGCCAGCCAGATCATCGACCAACTGGGTTTCTAA
- a CDS encoding type IV pilus secretin PilQ: protein MNACNSLRNPAQSFWQRVKHSALGILLLLPVGQALATSLTDVRENTLGKQGIELEFVMDGDFIEPRTRISYNPAELYIDFRGVDSKLAMSELEVKAGGLDKITTTSINDGVRAVLHLDKLTSYQTKRIDNRYVVSLGQAIAGGGEEGQGGQINAIKAIDFRRGKDDEGRMLVFMQNTSAAVDVRQQGASIVAEFLNTAIPDDLIYQLDVTDFGTPVQSVETFREGDKTRMVIKPKGAFTFRYQQANNLFTLEVFPKKQTKEEKDKVAYDGKRISLNFQDIPVRTVLQIIADYNNFNLVTSDTVKGNITLRLDGVPWDQALDIVLKVKGLGKRVDGNILMVAPTDELNAREAQELEAKNKVKTLVPLYSEFLQVNYAKAKDLAELLKSSQASLLSDRGNVTVDERTNTLLVQDTEEKLNEIKGLIKVLDVPVKQVLIESRIVTVRDNVVEDLGVRLGFTDQNANNGTSGSLEGAETAAGGATPALADRLNVNLPAAVENAASIGFHVAKLANGQLLDLELSALEQENKGEVISSPRLTTANQKAAYIEQGTEIPYVQSTSSGATSVTFKKAVLSLRVTPQITPDNKIILDLVITEDTKGDVVQTPTGTAVAIDTKEIGTQVLVDNGETIVLGGIFQQEKKRVVSKVPLLGDIPGLGWLFRNTNNSNIKQELLIFVTPRVVNEES, encoded by the coding sequence ATGAATGCTTGCAACTCCCTGAGAAACCCGGCCCAGTCCTTCTGGCAGCGGGTTAAACACAGCGCCCTGGGCATCTTGCTGCTACTGCCGGTAGGCCAGGCCCTGGCGACGTCCTTGACCGACGTGCGGGAAAACACCCTGGGTAAACAGGGCATCGAACTGGAGTTCGTGATGGACGGGGATTTCATCGAACCCCGCACCCGCATCTCCTACAACCCGGCCGAGCTCTACATCGACTTCCGGGGCGTGGATTCCAAGCTGGCCATGTCGGAGCTGGAGGTCAAGGCCGGTGGTCTGGACAAGATCACCACCACCAGCATCAACGACGGCGTCCGCGCCGTGTTGCACCTGGACAAACTCACTTCCTACCAGACCAAGCGTATCGACAACCGCTACGTGGTGTCTCTGGGACAGGCCATCGCCGGCGGTGGTGAGGAAGGCCAGGGTGGCCAGATCAACGCCATCAAGGCTATCGACTTCCGTCGTGGCAAGGACGACGAAGGCCGGATGCTGGTGTTCATGCAGAATACCTCCGCTGCCGTGGACGTACGGCAGCAGGGGGCCAGCATAGTGGCGGAGTTCCTCAATACCGCCATTCCCGACGACCTCATCTACCAGTTGGACGTCACCGACTTCGGCACCCCGGTGCAGAGCGTCGAAACCTTCCGCGAAGGGGACAAGACCCGGATGGTGATCAAGCCCAAAGGCGCCTTCACCTTCCGTTACCAGCAGGCCAACAACCTCTTCACCCTGGAAGTCTTCCCCAAGAAGCAGACCAAGGAGGAGAAGGACAAGGTGGCCTATGACGGCAAACGCATCTCACTGAACTTCCAGGATATTCCAGTCAGGACAGTGCTGCAGATCATCGCCGACTATAACAACTTCAACCTGGTGACCTCCGACACCGTCAAGGGCAACATCACCCTGCGTCTCGACGGCGTACCCTGGGACCAGGCCCTGGATATCGTGCTTAAGGTCAAGGGCCTCGGCAAACGTGTGGATGGCAATATCCTGATGGTGGCCCCAACCGACGAGCTCAACGCCCGCGAGGCCCAGGAGCTGGAGGCCAAGAACAAGGTCAAGACCTTGGTACCTCTTTACTCCGAGTTCCTGCAGGTCAACTACGCCAAGGCCAAGGATTTGGCGGAACTGCTCAAGAGCAGCCAGGCCAGCCTGTTGTCCGACCGTGGCAATGTCACTGTCGATGAGCGGACTAATACCCTTTTGGTCCAGGATACTGAGGAAAAGCTTAATGAAATCAAGGGGCTGATAAAGGTCCTTGATGTGCCTGTCAAGCAGGTGCTTATCGAGTCCAGGATCGTCACAGTGCGTGACAACGTAGTGGAAGATTTGGGGGTTCGTCTGGGCTTCACCGACCAGAATGCCAACAACGGGACCTCGGGCAGCCTGGAAGGTGCCGAGACAGCTGCCGGCGGTGCTACTCCTGCCCTGGCCGACCGCCTCAACGTCAACCTGCCGGCCGCCGTGGAGAACGCCGCCTCTATCGGCTTCCATGTCGCCAAGCTGGCCAATGGACAGCTCCTGGACCTGGAACTTTCCGCTCTGGAACAGGAAAACAAGGGTGAAGTCATCTCCAGCCCGCGCCTCACCACCGCCAACCAGAAGGCAGCCTACATAGAGCAGGGCACAGAGATCCCCTATGTGCAGAGCACCTCTTCCGGCGCTACCTCCGTCACCTTCAAGAAGGCCGTGCTGAGCCTGCGGGTGACCCCGCAGATCACCCCGGACAACAAGATCATCCTGGATCTGGTGATCACCGAGGATACCAAGGGCGATGTGGTGCAAACTCCGACCGGTACTGCTGTGGCCATCGACACCAAGGAGATCGGCACCCAGGTGCTGGTGGACAACGGTGAAACCATAGTGCTGGGCGGTATCTTCCAGCAGGAGAAGAAAAGGGTGGTGTCCAAGGTGCCGTTGCTGGGTGATATCCCTGGCTTGGGCTGGCTGTTCCGTAACACCAACAATTCCAATATCAAGCAGGAATTGCTGATCTTCGTGACCCCAAGGGTTGTCAACGAAGAATCCTGA
- a CDS encoding pilus assembly protein PilP, whose protein sequence is MPRRRKAELLLLLSVLGLGGCNDDTSDLQAFVAEVKQRPVPGIEPMPELKTFEHFRYEPGDRRSPFEPPSPELLAESAAAKNPDCLQPDSNRVKEPLEQFPLDTLSMKGTMGSTGELWALIQAGDGNLYRVTTGNYLGLYNGLIQEISRSGIKIRELVPDGAGCWQERAATLELVSE, encoded by the coding sequence ATGCCAAGAAGAAGAAAGGCTGAATTGCTGTTGCTGTTGTCGGTGCTTGGCCTTGGCGGCTGCAACGACGACACCAGTGACCTGCAGGCCTTCGTGGCCGAGGTCAAACAGCGCCCCGTTCCCGGCATCGAACCCATGCCGGAGCTCAAGACTTTTGAACACTTCCGCTACGAGCCGGGTGACAGGCGCAGTCCTTTTGAGCCGCCCAGCCCCGAGCTGTTGGCGGAAAGCGCTGCAGCCAAGAACCCTGACTGCTTGCAACCTGACAGCAACAGGGTCAAGGAACCGCTGGAACAGTTCCCCCTGGATACCCTCTCCATGAAGGGCACCATGGGTAGCACCGGCGAGCTCTGGGCCCTGATCCAGGCCGGCGACGGCAACCTGTACCGGGTGACCACAGGCAACTACCTGGGTCTCTACAACGGCCTTATCCAAGAGATTTCGCGCAGTGGCATCAAGATACGAGAATTGGTGCCAGATGGGGCAGGGTGCTGGCAGGAGCGTGCCGCCACGCTCGAACTGGTCAGTGAATAA
- a CDS encoding type 4a pilus biogenesis protein PilO, with protein MKLNELDFSEIGSWPKAAKAVFIGFICLVVAAVFYYVEISGNLSTLFAEQKKEEELKHTFEGKQRLAANLEAYRAQMLQLEATFSQFLKQLPTEDETAGLLDDINFVGTASGLDFRVIQWQQPQEKEFYIELPIDIEVIGDYHQLGTFVSDVAALPRIVTLHNFDIKATDNGKLIMKLQAKTYRYKEDGNAKKKKG; from the coding sequence ATGAAACTCAATGAACTGGACTTCTCGGAGATCGGCAGTTGGCCCAAGGCGGCCAAGGCCGTTTTCATCGGTTTCATTTGCCTGGTGGTGGCCGCTGTCTTCTACTACGTGGAGATCAGCGGCAACCTGAGCACCCTCTTCGCGGAGCAGAAGAAAGAAGAGGAGCTCAAGCACACCTTCGAAGGCAAACAGCGGCTGGCTGCCAACCTGGAGGCTTATCGCGCCCAGATGCTGCAGCTGGAAGCTACCTTCTCGCAATTCCTCAAACAGCTGCCCACCGAGGACGAAACGGCCGGCCTGCTGGACGACATCAACTTCGTGGGTACCGCCAGCGGCCTGGACTTCAGGGTCATCCAATGGCAGCAGCCCCAGGAGAAGGAATTCTACATAGAGCTGCCCATCGACATCGAGGTGATAGGGGATTATCACCAGCTTGGCACCTTCGTCAGTGACGTGGCGGCCCTGCCGCGGATCGTCACCCTCCACAACTTCGACATCAAGGCCACAGACAACGGCAAGCTGATCATGAAGCTGCAGGCCAAGACGTACCGGTATAAGGAGGATGGCAATGCCAAGAAGAAGAAAGGCTGA
- a CDS encoding PilN domain-containing protein codes for MAHINLLPWREEAREREKKEFTATLVAMVVLTVLLMLVANWIVGQYIDGQRQRNAYLQGQIHELEQAISEIELLKKRKADLEQRMGLIARLRASRNVTAHIFDTIADAVPPGMYLTEVSRNNDDLSIKGKTESNNRVSTLIRYIKDSEWLANPEPRRIQSSNKSSALSDFDLGVQVHLEGVVQPKQAAQGGKK; via the coding sequence ATGGCGCACATCAACCTGTTGCCCTGGCGGGAAGAGGCTAGGGAGAGGGAGAAGAAGGAATTTACAGCCACCCTGGTGGCCATGGTGGTGCTGACGGTGCTGCTGATGTTGGTGGCCAACTGGATAGTGGGCCAGTACATCGATGGTCAGCGCCAGCGTAATGCCTACCTCCAAGGCCAGATCCATGAACTGGAGCAGGCGATCTCCGAGATAGAACTGCTCAAGAAACGCAAGGCGGATCTGGAGCAGCGCATGGGCCTGATCGCCCGCCTGCGGGCCAGCCGTAACGTGACGGCCCATATCTTCGACACCATAGCGGACGCCGTCCCTCCCGGCATGTATCTGACCGAGGTCAGCCGCAACAACGACGACTTGAGCATCAAGGGTAAGACCGAGTCCAACAACCGCGTCTCCACCCTGATCCGCTACATCAAGGACTCCGAGTGGCTGGCCAACCCCGAGCCCAGGCGGATCCAGTCCAGCAACAAGTCCAGTGCCTTGTCCGATTTCGACCTCGGCGTCCAGGTCCACCTGGAAGGGGTAGTGCAGCCCAAGCAGGCCGCCCAGGGAGGTAAGAAATGA
- a CDS encoding pilus assembly protein PilM — MIGVDIGSHSIKAVLLAKNGNTFKVEAVAVEPTPRGAVVDHEIQDIEPVGEALRRLVRRLPSKIKASAMAVAGSSVMTKVIFMDASLSDDEMMSQIEVEAENLIPHPLDEVNLDFERLRPHANDPSRVDVLLSAARSESVQARVSAMEIAGLDTHIMDIEAYALGRAVGTIAARQPELADAKLLGVLDIGARTTTLSIIEDGEVAYSREEAFGGEQLNQLIQSAYDMSADEAERVKLRGELPATAALEVLAPFQTELLQLLRRSLQLFYTSEGHDSLDGLVLTGGSAAIEGLADMLHEELGFPVLVADVFAGMKMGPDVNKRDMERHGPALAIASGLAMRSFS, encoded by the coding sequence ATGATTGGGGTTGATATCGGTTCCCACTCAATCAAGGCCGTGTTGCTGGCGAAAAATGGTAACACGTTCAAAGTTGAAGCGGTGGCCGTTGAACCCACTCCCAGAGGGGCTGTTGTCGACCATGAAATTCAGGACATCGAACCGGTAGGGGAAGCGCTCCGGCGGCTGGTACGTCGCCTGCCCTCCAAGATCAAGGCATCGGCCATGGCCGTGGCGGGCTCGTCCGTTATGACCAAGGTCATTTTCATGGACGCTTCCTTAAGCGACGATGAAATGATGAGCCAGATCGAGGTGGAAGCGGAGAACCTTATTCCCCATCCTCTCGATGAGGTCAACCTCGACTTCGAACGGTTGCGTCCCCATGCCAACGACCCCTCCCGAGTCGACGTGCTGCTATCAGCGGCCCGTTCCGAGTCGGTGCAGGCCAGGGTCAGTGCCATGGAGATCGCCGGTCTCGACACCCACATCATGGACATCGAAGCCTACGCCCTTGGGCGCGCGGTCGGCACCATTGCCGCCCGCCAGCCCGAGTTGGCCGATGCCAAGCTGCTGGGGGTGCTGGACATAGGTGCCCGCACCACTACCCTGTCCATCATCGAAGACGGCGAAGTCGCCTACAGCCGCGAAGAAGCCTTCGGTGGCGAGCAGCTCAACCAACTGATCCAGTCGGCTTACGACATGAGCGCTGACGAAGCGGAGCGCGTCAAGCTACGTGGCGAATTGCCAGCGACCGCTGCCCTTGAGGTGCTGGCGCCCTTCCAGACCGAGCTGCTGCAACTGCTGCGCCGCTCGCTGCAACTCTTCTACACATCTGAGGGCCACGACAGCCTGGACGGCCTGGTGCTGACCGGTGGCAGCGCCGCCATTGAAGGCCTTGCCGACATGCTGCACGAAGAACTGGGCTTCCCGGTGCTGGTGGCCGATGTCTTTGCCGGGATGAAGATGGGGCCCGACGTCAACAAGCGCGACATGGAACGCCATGGCCCGGCATTGGCCATCGCATCCGGCCTGGCCATGAGGAGTTTCAGCTGA